One segment of Candidatus Paceibacterota bacterium DNA contains the following:
- a CDS encoding DUF5652 family protein: MADLLGPEFTSFVGNNSALFLLILVWSLLWKGIALWKAARLSHKRWFVIILIVNTLGILDIIYIFFVANRYKVETNETNN, translated from the coding sequence ATGGCTGATTTATTGGGTCCTGAATTTACGTCTTTTGTGGGAAATAATAGCGCTTTATTTCTATTGATTTTGGTTTGGAGCTTACTTTGGAAGGGGATTGCCCTTTGGAAAGCGGCTCGCTTGTCTCACAAAAGGTGGTTCGTAATAATCCTTATCGTAAATACACTTGGGATTTTAGACATCATCTATATATTTTTTGTTGCTAACAGGTATAAAGTTGAGACAAACGAGACCAACAATTAA
- the pilM gene encoding pilus assembly protein PilM, with protein MRFFDIFPTPKFLNPNVAGLSISDSCVFFVQFSVHKNGKLVLKKFGKQELPEKSIIGGEIKNSKTITSILEELKRKNNLRFIKASLPEEKGFIFKTVLPKMKESEIEGALRFKIEENVPISANEAVFDFKILGTIDNNLRVAVSVFPQNTVYEFLEIFKMSGLVPLSFESEAQATANAVIKNSDARPYMLIQAGKNKTGLYIAENQTVQYASSIEVNTFSKEKLAGTQDSDAMPIKYIGEEIKIYGSKEKTEPVKEEMEKLLSYWQSTDKNNQKIRKAFVFGENVDEEILKNISAVSPIEIELASVWANCLSPEEQVPELNFEESLKYATAIGLAIPSNHLKKQNG; from the coding sequence ATGCGTTTTTTTGATATTTTTCCTACTCCAAAATTTCTAAATCCTAATGTCGCCGGATTATCAATCAGCGATAGCTGCGTTTTTTTTGTTCAATTTTCTGTCCATAAAAATGGGAAGTTGGTTTTAAAAAAATTTGGTAAGCAAGAACTGCCAGAAAAATCGATAATTGGAGGGGAAATTAAAAACTCCAAAACAATCACGAGTATTCTGGAAGAATTAAAACGAAAAAATAATCTTCGCTTTATAAAAGCTAGCTTACCTGAAGAAAAAGGATTTATTTTCAAGACGGTTTTGCCAAAAATGAAAGAGAGTGAGATCGAGGGAGCCCTCCGATTTAAAATAGAAGAAAATGTACCAATATCAGCTAACGAAGCGGTCTTTGATTTTAAAATTTTGGGAACAATCGACAATAACTTAAGAGTGGCGGTTTCGGTCTTTCCCCAAAATACCGTTTATGAATTTTTAGAAATATTCAAAATGAGTGGATTAGTTCCGTTATCGTTTGAATCAGAAGCGCAAGCAACAGCTAATGCCGTAATAAAAAATAGTGATGCGAGGCCATATATGCTGATTCAGGCAGGAAAAAATAAAACCGGACTTTATATTGCCGAAAACCAAACAGTTCAGTACGCATCAAGCATTGAAGTCAACACCTTCTCTAAAGAAAAACTGGCAGGAACCCAAGATAGCGACGCAATGCCGATAAAATACATAGGTGAAGAAATAAAAATATACGGCTCGAAAGAAAAAACAGAACCCGTTAAGGAAGAAATGGAAAAACTACTTTCATATTGGCAATCAACAGACAAAAACAATCAGAAAATAAGAAAAGCATTTGTCTTTGGTGAAAATGTGGATGAAGAAATTTTAAAAAACATATCAGCGGTTTCGCCTATAGAAATTGAGCTAGCAAGTGTGTGGGCAAATTGTCTGTCTCCTGAAGAACAGGTGCCGGAATTAAATTTTGAAGAGTCGT
- a CDS encoding GIY-YIG nuclease family protein, with product MYYVYSLKCKDGFYVGCTDNIEERLERHTKGHVPATENRLPVSLEFYFATSDKYKAFEFEKYLKSGSGRAFLKKHF from the coding sequence ATGTACTACGTATATAGTCTAAAATGCAAAGATGGTTTTTACGTCGGTTGCACAGACAATATTGAGGAAAGATTAGAGAGACACACAAAGGGTCACGTTCCAGCAACAGAGAATCGCTTGCCGGTAAGTTTAGAATTTTATTTCGCCACATCAGATAAATACAAAGCATTTGAATTTGAGAAGTATTTAAAATCTGGCTCAGGTCGAGCTTTTCTGAAAAAACACTTTTAA
- the ruvX gene encoding Holliday junction resolvase RuvX: MLLGIDYGQKNVGIALSSEDAVLAFPEAVLKNKEALSKIKEICQKRKITGIVLGQSLDFKGKPNPIMTNILSFKKELEDELKVPVYLEPEFLTTAQAAQEQGRHKKIDASAAAIILQSFIDKKNQKT, from the coding sequence ATGCTTTTGGGTATTGATTACGGACAAAAAAATGTCGGCATAGCGTTATCCTCCGAAGATGCAGTTTTGGCTTTCCCGGAAGCAGTTTTAAAAAACAAAGAAGCTCTGTCTAAAATTAAAGAAATCTGTCAAAAACGAAAAATTACCGGGATTGTTCTAGGACAATCCTTGGATTTCAAAGGCAAACCGAATCCAATAATGACAAATATTCTGTCTTTCAAAAAAGAATTGGAGGACGAATTAAAAGTTCCGGTTTATCTGGAGCCGGAATTTTTAACGACCGCGCAAGCAGCGCAAGAACAGGGTCGTCACAAAAAGATTGACGCATCAGCTGCGGCTATAATCTTACAAAGTTTTATTGATAAAAAAAACCAAAAAACATAG